CTGGACACCTCCGGAGCATACCGGGAACCGGATCGGCCGCGGCACCCTCCGGAGTTTGCTTACCCGGTCTTGAACCACCCCCCTGGTACCCTTGACGGGACGGCGAAGGGGGTGTGTGGCCGGCATGGATCCGTTGCTGCAGGTGATTGCCCGGGCGATCAAGCGCGGCGGGGTGTTCCTCATCGGCATGACCCTGCTCATCGGCGGTGCCGCCATGCTGGTGCTGCCCGGCCCCGGGATCGCCGTCATGCTCCTCGGCCTGGTCGTGCTCTCGGCCGAGTTCAAGTGGGCCCAGCAGGCGCTCACCTGGTGCCGCGAGCGCGGCCGCTTCCTCAAGGACCAGGCCCAGGCCCACATGCCCGGCGCCAACCGCCACCCGCCCGGCGGCCCCCCGACCCGCGACCGCCCCGACCAGGCCGCCTAGGCTAGCCGCGCGGGACCCGGGTCGAGGTCGGGCGGGCGACCACGACCACCAGGACGAGGGTTCCGGTGGTGGCGGCCGCCCCGACGGCCAGGCGGGCCAGGCCGCCGCCGGCGGGGAGGGCGGCGGCCAGCAGGACCAGGACCCCGAGGGCGAGGGCGGCCAGGGTGCTGGCCGCGAGCACGATCGAGCGGGTGGTGAGGACCCGGCGCTCGTCCCGGACCCGGGGGCGGGCCTCCCGGGCCCAGCTGGCCAGTTCGGCGTAGAGGAGCAGGCCGGCGCCGACCAGGGGGGCGGCGGCGTCGACGCGGTCGCCCCGGCGGACCCAGACGATCGTGGACTCGGCCAGCAGCACGACCATGGCCGGGGCGAGCAGCGACCCCACCCGGAGGGCGGCCGCCGCGGCCAGGACCAGGCCGATCCCGGCCAGCCAGGCCAGGGCGTCGCGCATCCGGCCGGACACGGCGGCCAGGGGGGCGATGGCGAGCACGGCCGCGACCGCGGTGGCGGCCAGGCCGCAGGCTAGCCGGGTGCGAGCCCGGCGCGGCGCCGGCATGCCTCCACCTCCAGGAGCACCTGCTGCAGGTGCATGGCGTCGGTCCACTCGACCACGGCCGCGCCCAGGTGCTGGTAGCGGTGGCGCAG
The Actinomycetota bacterium genome window above contains:
- a CDS encoding PGPGW domain-containing protein, yielding MDPLLQVIARAIKRGGVFLIGMTLLIGGAAMLVLPGPGIAVMLLGLVVLSAEFKWAQQALTWCRERGRFLKDQAQAHMPGANRHPPGGPPTRDRPDQAA